Below is a window of candidate division KSB1 bacterium DNA.
GTCGGAAAGAGGCGCCTGGAGCAGGTCCTTCGCTTTCGCTCAGGATAGACTCCGGATCCCTCGCCCCGTTGGATAGTCAGGGGAGGTTAATTTTTTGTTAAACAAGGGTACTTATCCCACGGGGCGAGGAGCCGGAGCGGCCCATCCTAAAGCGAGTTTAGCAGAATTAAGTACAAAATTTGACGTATTAGTTTTTTTTCACAAAAATAGGAATTCCAAAAATGAAAGTTCTGACTATTCTACCCATACTATTCTTGCTTTTACTTTTAAGCTGCTCGACTCAAGATTCACAGAATTCACTCGGCATCTTGTTTGATGAAGAGTGGGCATTCCGTATGGAGGAGAATCCGCTTTTTGCCACTAATGCCGGACATCATCAATATAACGATCGTTTGCCCTCGGTCACTGAAGCGGATCAAACGCGGCGTTATGAGTATTATTCTGACCTCATGGAACGCCTCGAGGCTATTGACCGGTCCTCTTTAAGTGAAACAGACCGGATCAATACCGACATCTTTAAACGCCAGATTTGGGAGAAAATTGAAAACTATAAATTTAAAGCATACCTGGTTCCGTTTACCGCCGACGACGGTTTCCATATCTCTTTTGCCCGAATACCGGATCAAGTTCCCCTGGCCACGGTAAGCGATTACGAGAATTATATCAAACGCCTGAATGCTTTTCCCGGTTATGTCGACCAGCACCTCGGCCTTTTGCGCCAGGGCATCGAATCCGGGATAACCATGCCCAGGATAGTTTTACAAGGCTATGAAGTAACCATTGAAACACATATCGTAGACGACCCAACAAAGAGCGTTTTTTATAAACCGTTTGAGAAAATTCCGACAACGGTCGCCGCAAGCGAGCGCGAACGTCTCGGAGAAACTGGCAAAAAGGCGATCATGGACGGTGTGGTGAAGGGTTACCGAACGTTGCTCCGTTTTATGGTGGATGAGTATATCCCGAATGCCCGTACAAGCATCGGCGCCTCAGAGCTGCCGAATGGCCGGGAATATTACGCTCAGCGGGTGAAATATTTTACCACCCTGGATATGAGCGTCGACGAAATTCACCAGCTCGGTCTTCAGGAGGTTAAGCGTATTCGTTCGGAGATGGAGCAAATCATAAAGAAAGTTGGATTTTCCGGGAGCTTTGCTGATTTTCTCAAATTCCTGCGCACGGATCCACGGTTTTATGCCAAAACCCCTGAAGAACTTCTGAAGCAGGCTTCCTATATTGCCAAGCAAATGGATGCGAAGCTACCGTCACTTTTCAAAACCATGCCAAGGTTGCCTTATGGTGTCGCGCCGGTGCCGGATCATCTGGCCCCTAAATATACCACCGGCCGCTATGTCGGCGCTGCACTCGGCAGTACCCAGCCCGGTTATTATTGGGTCAACACCTATGCGCTGGATCGGCGCCCCTTATACACGCTTGAGGCACTTACCTTTCACGAAGCCGTCCCCGGACACCATCTGCAAATTGCTTTAGCCCGCGAGTTGCAAGGTTTGCCGAACTTCAGGCGTTTTTCTTATATTTCCGCTTTTGGGGAAGGTTGGGGGCTTTACTGCGAATGGCTTGCCAAAGAAGTGGGATTCTATACAGACCCATACAATGAGTTCGGCCGTCTGACCTATGAAATGTGGCGCGCATGCCGATTGGTGGTGGACACCGGAATGCACGCCATGGGCTGGACCCGGAAGCAGGCAATGGATTACCTGGGGTCTAATACAGCGTTGTCTCTGCACAACGTCAGAACGGAGACCGACCGCTACATCTCCTGGCCAGGGCAAGCACTCGCCTATAAAATTGGCGAGCTTAAAATTCGGGAATTGCGTCAGAAAGCTGAAGAAGCCCTGGGCGAGAAATTCGATATTCGCGAGTTTCATGATGTTGTGCTGTTGAACGGCGCGATTCCTTTAACGACGCTGGAGAATCTGGTAAATAGCTATATTCAAAAGCATACTGCGACAAACTAGTACAACGATTCATAAAAAACT
It encodes the following:
- a CDS encoding DUF885 domain-containing protein encodes the protein MKVLTILPILFLLLLLSCSTQDSQNSLGILFDEEWAFRMEENPLFATNAGHHQYNDRLPSVTEADQTRRYEYYSDLMERLEAIDRSSLSETDRINTDIFKRQIWEKIENYKFKAYLVPFTADDGFHISFARIPDQVPLATVSDYENYIKRLNAFPGYVDQHLGLLRQGIESGITMPRIVLQGYEVTIETHIVDDPTKSVFYKPFEKIPTTVAASERERLGETGKKAIMDGVVKGYRTLLRFMVDEYIPNARTSIGASELPNGREYYAQRVKYFTTLDMSVDEIHQLGLQEVKRIRSEMEQIIKKVGFSGSFADFLKFLRTDPRFYAKTPEELLKQASYIAKQMDAKLPSLFKTMPRLPYGVAPVPDHLAPKYTTGRYVGAALGSTQPGYYWVNTYALDRRPLYTLEALTFHEAVPGHHLQIALARELQGLPNFRRFSYISAFGEGWGLYCEWLAKEVGFYTDPYNEFGRLTYEMWRACRLVVDTGMHAMGWTRKQAMDYLGSNTALSLHNVRTETDRYISWPGQALAYKIGELKIRELRQKAEEALGEKFDIREFHDVVLLNGAIPLTTLENLVNSYIQKHTATN